In Lysobacter lycopersici, a genomic segment contains:
- a CDS encoding (R)-mandelonitrile lyase: MQIIRNGSVPSVKSPAEWFTGDVRIDMMFKHEGGSPATGAIVTFEPGARTAWHTHPLGQTLIVTAGKGWTQCEGGPIVEINAGDIVCCPCKHRHWHGATPDTAMTHIAITEALDGKVVEWMEHVIDAEYLAGPPR, translated from the coding sequence ATGCAAATCATCCGCAACGGTTCGGTGCCTTCGGTCAAGAGTCCGGCCGAATGGTTCACCGGCGACGTGCGCATCGACATGATGTTCAAGCACGAGGGCGGTTCGCCCGCGACCGGCGCCATCGTCACCTTCGAGCCCGGCGCGCGCACCGCCTGGCACACGCATCCGCTCGGGCAAACCTTGATCGTCACCGCCGGCAAGGGCTGGACCCAGTGCGAGGGCGGGCCGATCGTCGAGATCAACGCCGGCGACATCGTCTGCTGTCCGTGCAAGCACCGACACTGGCATGGCGCGACGCCGGACACCGCGATGACCCACATCGCCATCACCGAGGCGCTCGACGGCAAGGTGGTGGAGTGGATGGAACACGTGATCGACGCCGAATACCTCGCCGGTCCGCCCCGTTGA
- a CDS encoding sigma-70 family RNA polymerase sigma factor yields the protein MAASCKPEDPSPFEAARRMSTMGMPARESKDWSSEMAAVARRRDRDCFMRIYHHFMPRVCLYLRGMGSVEAVAEELAQESLLRLWQHAAAYDPARSAVSTWLFRIARNLHIDRVRRESWHARDREAEREADLQAGHEGSAAEDYAEHVQLQRRIDALPPVQARLLRMSYFEAKSHQEIASELGMPLGTVKSHLRRAFLRLQGELGGQA from the coding sequence ATGGCCGCAAGCTGCAAACCGGAGGATCCGTCGCCGTTCGAGGCGGCCAGGCGCATGTCGACCATGGGTATGCCCGCCAGGGAATCGAAGGACTGGTCATCGGAGATGGCCGCGGTGGCGCGCCGGCGCGACCGTGATTGCTTCATGCGCATCTACCACCACTTCATGCCGCGGGTCTGCCTCTACCTTCGCGGCATGGGCTCGGTCGAGGCAGTGGCCGAGGAACTGGCGCAGGAATCCCTGCTGCGGCTGTGGCAGCACGCGGCGGCCTACGATCCCGCCCGCAGCGCGGTGAGCACATGGCTGTTCCGCATCGCCCGCAACCTGCATATCGACCGGGTCCGCCGCGAAAGCTGGCATGCGCGCGACCGCGAGGCGGAACGGGAAGCCGACCTGCAAGCCGGGCACGAAGGAAGCGCGGCCGAGGACTACGCCGAGCACGTGCAACTGCAACGCCGCATCGACGCCTTGCCGCCGGTGCAGGCGCGCTTGCTTCGGATGTCGTATTTCGAAGCCAAGAGCCACCAGGAAATCGCATCCGAACTCGGAATGCCGCTAGGAACGGTGAAATCCCACCTGCGCAGGGCCTTCCTGCGCCTGCAGGGCGAACTGGGGGGACAAGCATGA
- a CDS encoding helix-turn-helix domain-containing protein yields the protein MAIVVNLDVMLAKRKMKSKDLADAIGISETNLSLLKQGRVKGVRFNTLEAICKALECQPGDLLEYRAD from the coding sequence ATGGCCATCGTCGTCAACCTCGACGTGATGCTGGCGAAGCGCAAGATGAAGTCGAAGGACCTCGCTGACGCCATCGGCATCAGCGAAACCAACCTCTCGCTGCTGAAGCAGGGCCGGGTGAAGGGCGTGCGCTTCAACACGCTGGAAGCGATCTGCAAGGCGCTGGAGTGCCAGCCGGGGGATTTGCTGGAATATCGCGCGGATTGA
- the lexA gene encoding transcriptional repressor LexA has product MDLTDTQRAIHAFIAEHIETEGVPPSQSEIARAFGFSGVRAAQYHLEALEAAGAIERRPGQARGLRVLQPPPSAQADLPLEAAIPDNAVQLPVLGQVAAGAPIGADIGSEQVLILDRVLFSPAPDYLLKVKGDSMRDEGIFDGDLIGVHRTPTARNGQIVVARLDDEITVKLLKTGGERIRLLPRNPDYAPIEVQPGQDFAIEGLYCGLIRPSNSGPNR; this is encoded by the coding sequence ATGGACCTGACCGATACCCAGCGCGCAATCCACGCCTTCATTGCCGAGCACATCGAGACCGAGGGCGTGCCTCCTTCGCAGTCCGAAATCGCCCGGGCTTTCGGCTTCAGCGGCGTGCGTGCCGCGCAGTACCACCTCGAGGCGCTGGAAGCCGCGGGTGCGATCGAACGCCGCCCGGGGCAGGCGCGCGGGCTGCGCGTGCTGCAACCGCCGCCGTCGGCGCAGGCCGACCTGCCGCTGGAAGCCGCGATCCCCGACAACGCGGTGCAGTTGCCGGTGCTGGGACAGGTCGCGGCCGGCGCGCCCATCGGCGCGGACATCGGTTCGGAACAGGTGCTGATCCTCGACCGCGTGCTGTTCTCGCCGGCGCCGGATTACCTGCTCAAGGTGAAGGGCGATTCGATGCGCGACGAAGGCATCTTCGACGGCGACCTGATCGGCGTGCACCGGACCCCGACCGCGCGCAACGGCCAGATCGTGGTCGCGCGGCTGGACGACGAGATCACGGTGAAGCTGCTCAAGACCGGCGGCGAACGCATCCGCCTGCTGCCGCGCAACCCGGATTACGCGCCGATCGAGGTGCAGCCGGGGCAGGACTTCGCGATCGAAGGCCTGTACTGCGGCCTGATCAGACCTAGTAACAGCGGGCCGAACCGGTGA
- a CDS encoding TfoX/Sxy family protein yields MSTDTDFIEYVHEQAGLGGSLTSKKMFGEYGIYFDGKIVAVAADNSLFLKPTDAGRALLPNVTEAQPWPEAKAWFVLDEFLDDTELLQRLIRATADALPAPKPKPAKKPRKSAKAKKQ; encoded by the coding sequence ATGTCCACCGACACCGACTTCATCGAATACGTGCATGAGCAAGCCGGGCTGGGCGGCTCGCTGACGTCGAAGAAGATGTTCGGCGAGTACGGGATCTACTTCGACGGGAAGATTGTCGCGGTCGCTGCGGACAACAGCCTGTTCCTGAAGCCGACCGACGCGGGTCGTGCGTTGCTGCCGAACGTCACCGAGGCGCAGCCCTGGCCCGAGGCGAAGGCGTGGTTCGTGCTGGATGAATTCCTCGACGACACCGAGTTGCTGCAGCGGCTGATCCGCGCGACCGCGGACGCGTTGCCGGCTCCTAAACCAAAGCCCGCGAAGAAGCCGCGCAAGTCGGCGAAGGCGAAGAAGCAATGA
- the csrA gene encoding carbon storage regulator CsrA, producing the protein MLILTRRVGETLMIGDSVTVTVLGVKGNQVRVGITAPKDVAVHREEIYQRIHREGESGSSASDESPDLPQSE; encoded by the coding sequence ATGTTGATCCTTACCCGACGCGTCGGCGAGACGCTCATGATCGGCGACTCGGTCACCGTCACCGTGCTCGGCGTGAAGGGCAACCAGGTGCGCGTAGGCATCACCGCGCCGAAGGATGTCGCCGTGCATCGCGAGGAGATCTACCAGCGCATCCACCGCGAGGGCGAATCGGGATCGTCCGCATCTGACGAATCCCCGGATTTGCCGCAGTCGGAGTGA
- the recA gene encoding recombinase RecA → MDENKKRALSVALAQIDKQFGKGSVMRMGDRAVEPTEVIGTGSLMLDIALGIGGLPKGRVVEIYGPESSGKTTLTLQAIAECQKAGGTAAFIDAEHALDPTYAAKLGVNVDELLLSQPDTGEQALEIADMLVRSNAVDIVVIDSVAALTPRAEIEGEMGDQLPGLQARLMSQALRKLTGNIKRSNCMVVFINQLRHKIGIMMPGQSPETTTGGNALKFYASVRLDIRRTGSIKKGDEIIGNQTRIKVVKNKLAPPFKQIMTEILYGEGISREGELIDMGVDAKLVDKSGAWYGYDGERIGQGKENARQYLKENPAVAQKLEAALREQFVPQEASRGEDDAEGDDD, encoded by the coding sequence ATGGACGAGAACAAGAAGCGCGCGCTTTCCGTGGCACTGGCCCAGATCGACAAACAGTTCGGCAAGGGCTCGGTGATGCGCATGGGCGACCGCGCGGTGGAACCGACCGAAGTCATCGGCACCGGTTCGTTGATGCTGGACATCGCGCTCGGCATCGGCGGCCTGCCCAAGGGCCGCGTGGTCGAGATCTACGGCCCCGAGTCCTCGGGCAAGACCACGCTCACGTTGCAGGCCATCGCCGAATGCCAGAAGGCCGGCGGCACCGCGGCCTTCATCGACGCGGAGCACGCGCTGGACCCGACCTACGCGGCCAAGCTCGGCGTCAACGTCGACGAGTTGCTGCTGTCGCAGCCCGATACCGGCGAGCAGGCGCTGGAAATCGCCGACATGCTGGTGCGTTCCAACGCGGTGGACATCGTGGTCATCGATTCGGTCGCGGCGCTCACGCCGCGCGCCGAGATCGAGGGCGAGATGGGCGACCAGTTGCCCGGCCTGCAGGCGCGCCTGATGAGCCAGGCGCTGCGCAAGCTGACCGGCAACATCAAGCGCAGCAACTGCATGGTGGTGTTCATCAACCAGCTGCGGCACAAGATCGGAATCATGATGCCGGGCCAGAGCCCGGAAACGACCACCGGCGGCAATGCGCTGAAGTTCTACGCGTCGGTGCGGCTGGACATCCGTCGCACGGGTTCGATCAAGAAGGGCGACGAGATCATCGGCAACCAGACGCGGATCAAGGTGGTGAAGAACAAGCTGGCGCCGCCGTTCAAGCAGATCATGACGGAGATCCTGTACGGCGAAGGGATTTCGCGCGAGGGCGAGCTGATCGACATGGGCGTGGACGCGAAGCTGGTGGACAAGTCGGGTGCGTGGTACGGCTACGACGGCGAGCGGATCGGCCAGGGCAAGGAGAACGCGCGCCAGTACCTGAAGGAGAATCCGGCGGTGGCGCAGAAGCTGGAAGCGGCGTTGCGCGAGCAGTTCGTGCCGCAGGAGGCCTCGCGTGGCGAGGACGATGCGGAAGGCGACGACGACTGA
- a CDS encoding regulatory protein RecX, giving the protein MSDSARSRKPPPTATQRALGLLVRREHSRKELSRKLVARGVEADEAAAAIAKLSEAGWQDDARFAELLVRSRAASGHGPVHVRAELRMHGLDSDAVAAAMEGFDGDWNAIARDLVRRRLGAQVAKDPAQQRRAADLLLRRGFAMDQVRAALGGVDFDD; this is encoded by the coding sequence ATGAGCGATTCCGCACGCTCGCGCAAGCCGCCACCGACCGCGACGCAACGGGCGCTGGGCCTGCTGGTGCGGCGCGAGCATTCGCGCAAGGAGTTGAGCCGCAAGCTGGTCGCGCGCGGGGTCGAGGCCGACGAAGCCGCCGCCGCGATAGCCAAGCTGTCCGAGGCCGGCTGGCAGGACGATGCGCGCTTCGCGGAATTGCTGGTGCGCAGCCGCGCGGCCAGCGGGCACGGGCCGGTGCACGTCCGCGCGGAGCTGCGCATGCACGGGCTCGATTCCGATGCCGTCGCCGCGGCGATGGAGGGCTTCGACGGCGACTGGAACGCCATCGCCCGCGACCTCGTCCGCCGCCGGCTAGGTGCGCAGGTCGCGAAGGATCCTGCGCAGCAACGAAGGGCTGCCGACCTGCTGCTGCGACGCGGGTTCGCGATGGACCAGGTCCGGGCTGCCCTGGGCGGAGTCGATTTCGACGACTGA
- a CDS encoding cytochrome c4, whose product MRVAKTVLLAIGSIVGLVVTGIGVVYAASEWKLRRDYPPPAVAFDMGKLQPDAKEGRRMSKVLGCWAGCHGREGEGGSIDMDGYYSVSAPTLSSVLPGYSDEELVRLVRYGIKRDGSSALGMISYTFYPLSDADLANVIAHLRKQPTLAPRERHRSVTFMARWRLLAGGWQLAADQVDPARPRWGELPRTNAFERGRYLASVTCSECHGLDFRGNRFADNTYDGGPPLAVLAAYDDDAFRRLMRTGNGVGGRDLGEMGWVARNGFVNFTDREIADVYEFLRRDQGLPFAGPASGERE is encoded by the coding sequence ATGCGCGTCGCCAAGACCGTTTTGCTGGCGATAGGGTCGATCGTCGGGCTCGTCGTCACCGGCATCGGCGTGGTGTACGCGGCGTCGGAATGGAAGTTGCGTCGCGACTACCCGCCGCCAGCGGTTGCGTTCGACATGGGCAAACTGCAGCCGGACGCGAAGGAAGGCCGGCGCATGTCGAAGGTGCTCGGTTGCTGGGCCGGTTGCCACGGGCGCGAAGGCGAGGGCGGTTCCATCGACATGGACGGCTACTACAGCGTCAGCGCGCCGACGCTGTCGTCGGTGCTGCCCGGCTACAGCGACGAAGAACTCGTCCGGCTCGTCCGTTACGGCATCAAGCGCGACGGCAGCTCCGCGCTGGGCATGATCTCGTACACCTTCTACCCGTTGTCGGACGCCGATCTCGCCAACGTCATCGCCCATCTCAGGAAACAACCAACGCTGGCACCTCGGGAACGGCATCGCAGCGTGACCTTCATGGCCCGTTGGCGATTGCTGGCGGGCGGCTGGCAACTGGCGGCGGACCAGGTCGATCCCGCGCGACCGCGCTGGGGCGAATTGCCGCGCACGAACGCCTTCGAGCGCGGCCGTTACCTCGCCAGCGTTACCTGCAGCGAATGCCACGGCCTGGATTTCCGTGGCAACCGCTTCGCCGACAACACCTATGACGGCGGGCCGCCGCTCGCAGTACTCGCCGCCTACGATGACGATGCGTTCCGGCGCCTGATGCGCACGGGCAACGGCGTGGGCGGGCGCGATCTCGGCGAGATGGGCTGGGTCGCGCGCAACGGTTTCGTCAATTTCACCGATCGCGAGATCGCCGATGTCTACGAATTCCTGCGGCGCGACCAGGGACTGCCGTTCGCAGGTCCCGCATCCGGCGAACGCGAGTGA
- a CDS encoding NAD(P)-dependent alcohol dehydrogenase yields the protein MTVKAWGAHAADESVVAMDIQRRAPGPRDVQIDIAYCGICHSDLHTIRSEWGGTKYPCVPGHEIVGRVSAVGGEVKDHKVGDVVGVGCLVGSCKHCAACDEGLEQYCENGFVGTYNGPTADAPGHTLGGYSQRIVVDQDFVLKIRHPESQLAAVAPLLCAGITTYSPLRHWNAGPGKKVGIVGIGGLGHMGIKIAHAMGAKVVAFTTSESKREEARKLGADEVVVSKDAAQMKAHANSFDLILNTVAASHDLDAFTALLKRDGTMVLVGVPEHPHPTPNVANLIFKRRAIAGSLIGGIAETQEMLDFCAEHGIVSDIETIAAKDIDAAYERMLKSDVKYRFVIDAATMA from the coding sequence ATGACCGTCAAAGCCTGGGGCGCGCACGCCGCCGATGAATCCGTCGTCGCCATGGACATCCAGCGCCGCGCGCCGGGTCCGCGCGACGTGCAGATCGACATCGCCTACTGCGGCATCTGCCATTCGGACCTGCACACCATCCGTTCGGAATGGGGCGGAACGAAATATCCCTGCGTGCCCGGGCACGAGATCGTCGGCCGCGTCAGCGCGGTTGGTGGCGAAGTGAAGGACCACAAGGTCGGTGACGTCGTCGGCGTCGGTTGCCTGGTCGGCAGCTGCAAGCATTGCGCGGCCTGCGACGAAGGCTTGGAGCAGTATTGCGAAAACGGTTTCGTCGGCACCTACAACGGGCCGACCGCGGACGCGCCCGGGCACACGCTCGGCGGCTATTCGCAGCGCATCGTGGTCGACCAGGATTTCGTGCTGAAGATCCGCCACCCCGAATCGCAACTCGCCGCGGTCGCGCCGCTCCTGTGCGCCGGCATCACCACCTATTCGCCGCTGCGCCACTGGAACGCCGGGCCGGGCAAGAAAGTCGGCATCGTCGGCATCGGTGGGCTCGGGCACATGGGCATCAAGATCGCGCACGCGATGGGCGCGAAGGTCGTCGCCTTCACCACCAGCGAATCCAAACGCGAGGAAGCGCGCAAGCTCGGCGCCGACGAGGTGGTGGTGTCGAAGGACGCGGCACAGATGAAGGCGCATGCCAACAGCTTCGACCTGATCCTGAACACCGTCGCCGCCAGCCACGACCTCGATGCGTTCACCGCGCTGCTCAAGCGCGACGGCACCATGGTGCTGGTCGGCGTGCCCGAGCACCCGCACCCGACGCCGAACGTCGCCAACCTCATCTTCAAGCGCCGCGCCATCGCCGGTTCGCTGATCGGCGGCATCGCGGAAACGCAGGAAATGCTCGATTTCTGCGCCGAACACGGCATCGTCTCCGACATCGAGACGATCGCCGCGAAGGACATCGACGCCGCCTACGAGCGCATGCTGAAGAGCGACGTGAAGTACCGCTTCGTCATCGACGCCGCGACGATGGCGTAG
- the alaS gene encoding alanine--tRNA ligase, with amino-acid sequence MSTPSKISTADIRRDFLDFFASKGHTIVPSAPLVPGNDPTLLFTNSGMVQFKDVFLGAEKRSYVRAVDVQRCLRAGGKHNDLDSVGYTARHHTFFEMLGNWSFGDYFKKDAIAWAWELLTQVWKLPAERLLVTVYHTDDEAFELWRDMIGLPEERIVRIGDNKGAPYASDNFWQMADTGPCGPCTEIFYDHGAHIAGGPPGSPDEDGDRFIEIWNLVFMQFDRAADGTLSKLPAPCVDTGMGLERLTAILQHVHTNYEIDLFQALIKKAAELTHTSDLDNKSLRVIADHIRASAFLIVDGVLPSNEGRGYVLRRIIRRALRHGWMLGVREPFFHKLVPTLDALMGEAYPVLREGRATAERALKAEEERFAETLDSGMRIFNEVAAKSNGTIPGADAFRLYDTYGFPLDLTQDMARERGMSVDVAGFDAAMAKQKETARAAGKFGGGTVLPAELVAQLTPTKFLGYDSLTAGGLEVIALLKGGKPVAAIEAGDEAIVILDSTPFYAESGGQVGDTGELDGNTDKSGGVRFVVDDTVKLAGQFHGHVGSLQAGTLKKGDHLVAAVNAARRGATVLNHSATHLLHAALRGVLGTHVQQKGSLVAPDRLRFDFSHFQPVTAAELAEIERRVNAEVRANHEGEVRHMAMQEALDFGAMALFGEKYGEEVRVLRFGPTSTELCGGTHVGRTGDIGLFKIVSEGGVSAGVRRIEALTGQGALDYVSEEERRLDDAATLLGGNVGEVGDKLRQLLDRQKKLERELDALKAKAASGATADLAATAVDVNGIKVLAARLEGFDAKALRDAMDRFKQQLGDAVIVLAGVQDGKAALVAGVSGAALGRIKAGDVLADVARQAGGKGGGRPDMAQGGGEDGPALENALAGVVRWVTDRT; translated from the coding sequence ATGAGCACTCCTTCCAAAATCAGCACTGCCGACATCCGCCGGGATTTCCTCGATTTCTTCGCCTCCAAGGGCCACACCATCGTGCCGTCCGCGCCGCTGGTGCCGGGCAACGACCCGACCCTGCTGTTCACCAACTCCGGCATGGTCCAGTTCAAGGACGTGTTCCTCGGCGCGGAGAAGCGCAGCTACGTGCGCGCGGTGGACGTGCAGCGTTGCCTGCGCGCGGGCGGCAAGCACAACGACCTCGATTCGGTCGGCTACACCGCGCGCCACCACACCTTCTTCGAAATGCTCGGCAACTGGTCCTTCGGCGACTACTTCAAGAAGGACGCGATCGCCTGGGCGTGGGAATTGTTGACGCAGGTATGGAAGCTGCCGGCCGAGCGCCTGTTGGTCACCGTCTACCACACCGACGACGAAGCCTTCGAACTGTGGCGCGACATGATCGGCCTGCCGGAGGAGCGCATCGTCCGCATCGGCGACAACAAGGGCGCGCCGTATGCGTCCGACAATTTCTGGCAGATGGCCGACACCGGCCCCTGCGGCCCCTGCACGGAGATCTTCTACGACCACGGCGCGCACATCGCCGGTGGTCCGCCCGGTTCGCCGGACGAGGACGGCGACCGTTTCATCGAAATCTGGAACCTGGTCTTCATGCAGTTCGACCGCGCCGCCGACGGCACGTTGTCGAAGTTGCCCGCGCCCTGCGTGGATACCGGCATGGGCCTGGAGCGCCTGACCGCGATCCTGCAGCACGTCCATACCAATTACGAAATCGACCTGTTCCAGGCGCTGATCAAGAAGGCCGCCGAACTCACGCACACCAGCGACCTCGACAACAAGTCGCTGCGGGTGATCGCCGACCACATCCGCGCCAGCGCTTTCCTGATCGTCGATGGCGTGCTGCCTTCGAACGAGGGCCGCGGCTACGTGCTGCGCCGGATCATCCGCCGCGCGCTGCGTCACGGCTGGATGCTCGGCGTGCGCGAACCGTTCTTCCACAAGCTGGTGCCGACGCTCGATGCGCTGATGGGCGAGGCCTATCCGGTGCTGCGCGAGGGCCGCGCCACCGCCGAGCGCGCCTTGAAGGCGGAAGAAGAACGCTTCGCGGAAACGCTGGATTCGGGCATGCGCATCTTCAACGAGGTCGCGGCGAAGTCGAACGGAACCATCCCCGGCGCCGATGCCTTCCGCCTGTACGACACCTACGGTTTCCCGCTCGACCTGACCCAGGACATGGCGCGCGAACGCGGGATGTCGGTCGATGTCGCCGGCTTCGACGCGGCGATGGCGAAGCAGAAGGAAACTGCGCGCGCGGCCGGCAAGTTCGGCGGTGGCACCGTGCTGCCGGCGGAACTCGTCGCGCAACTGACGCCCACGAAGTTCCTCGGCTACGACTCGCTGACGGCAGGCGGCCTCGAAGTCATTGCGCTGCTGAAGGGCGGCAAGCCGGTCGCCGCGATCGAGGCAGGCGACGAAGCCATCGTCATCCTCGATTCCACGCCGTTCTACGCCGAATCCGGCGGCCAGGTCGGCGACACCGGCGAACTGGACGGGAATACCGATAAGAGCGGGGGCGTGCGCTTCGTCGTCGACGACACGGTCAAGCTCGCCGGGCAGTTCCATGGCCACGTCGGCAGCTTGCAGGCCGGAACGCTGAAAAAGGGCGACCATCTCGTCGCCGCGGTCAATGCCGCGCGCCGCGGCGCCACCGTGCTCAACCACAGCGCGACGCATTTGCTGCACGCCGCGCTGCGCGGCGTGCTCGGCACCCACGTGCAGCAGAAGGGCTCGCTGGTCGCGCCCGATCGCCTGCGTTTCGACTTCTCGCATTTCCAGCCGGTGACCGCGGCCGAACTCGCCGAGATCGAGCGCCGGGTCAACGCCGAGGTTCGCGCCAACCACGAGGGCGAAGTGCGGCACATGGCGATGCAGGAAGCGCTGGATTTCGGCGCGATGGCGCTGTTCGGCGAGAAGTACGGCGAGGAAGTGCGGGTGTTGCGCTTCGGCCCGACTTCGACCGAACTCTGCGGCGGCACCCACGTCGGCCGTACCGGCGACATCGGCCTGTTCAAGATCGTGTCCGAAGGCGGCGTCTCCGCAGGCGTGCGCCGGATCGAGGCGCTGACCGGGCAGGGCGCGCTGGATTACGTGTCCGAGGAAGAACGCCGGCTCGACGATGCGGCGACGCTGCTCGGCGGTAACGTGGGCGAAGTCGGCGACAAACTGCGACAACTGCTCGATCGCCAGAAGAAGCTGGAACGCGAACTCGATGCGCTCAAGGCCAAGGCCGCTTCCGGCGCGACCGCCGACCTCGCCGCGACCGCGGTCGATGTCAACGGCATCAAGGTGCTGGCCGCGCGGCTGGAAGGCTTCGACGCCAAGGCCCTGCGCGATGCCATGGACCGCTTCAAGCAGCAACTCGGCGACGCGGTGATCGTGCTGGCCGGCGTCCAGGACGGCAAGGCCGCGCTGGTGGCCGGAGTCAGCGGCGCGGCGCTGGGCAGGATCAAGGCCGGCGACGTGCTCGCCGACGTGGCGCGGCAGGCAGGCGGCAAGGGCGGCGGCAGGCCGGACATGGCCCAAGGCGGCGGCGAAGACGGTCCGGCGCTGGAAAACGCCTTGGCCGGTGTCGTGCGCTGGGTCACCGATCGCACCTGA
- a CDS encoding CinA family protein has product MTNTTDEHLRELASAIGEQLAAKRLTLCTAESCTGGWIAKTVTDIAGSSAWFDCGLAAYSYEAKQGLLGVRPETLEHFGAVSRETVIEMVSGALVHSGAGVAVAVTGIAGPGGGTEDKPVGTVWIAWKRRGGYPRAELFHFDGDRESVRRQTVAAALEGIAQHL; this is encoded by the coding sequence ATGACGAACACCACGGACGAACATTTGCGCGAACTCGCGTCCGCGATCGGCGAACAACTCGCGGCGAAACGATTGACGCTGTGCACCGCGGAAAGCTGCACCGGCGGCTGGATCGCGAAGACCGTCACTGACATCGCCGGCAGTTCGGCATGGTTCGATTGCGGCCTCGCCGCGTACAGCTACGAGGCCAAGCAGGGACTGCTCGGCGTGCGCCCGGAAACGCTGGAGCATTTCGGTGCGGTCAGCCGCGAGACCGTGATCGAAATGGTGTCGGGCGCGCTGGTGCATTCCGGCGCGGGCGTCGCGGTCGCGGTGACGGGTATCGCGGGGCCGGGCGGCGGCACCGAGGACAAGCCGGTGGGCACGGTGTGGATCGCGTGGAAGCGTCGCGGCGGCTATCCGCGCGCGGAGCTGTTCCATTTCGATGGCGATCGCGAATCCGTGCGCCGGCAGACCGTGGCCGCGGCGCTGGAAGGCATCGCCCAGCACCTCTGA